A window of Phycobacter azelaicus contains these coding sequences:
- a CDS encoding 6,7-dimethyl-8-ribityllumazine synthase, which translates to MAGHESHYILPRPSFDKPVKLLIVVAPYYKDIADNLVAGAKAEIEAVGGTWDLVEVPGALEVPTAISIADRTSNFDGYVALGCVIRGETTHYDTVCNDSSRAIQLMGLQGLCIGNGILTVENRSQAEVRADPADQNKGGGAAAAALHLIALTRKWGAQTKGVGFKAPSDAIQLAGKDLASIDNGPTTA; encoded by the coding sequence ATGGCCGGACACGAAAGCCACTACATCCTGCCGCGTCCCAGCTTTGACAAGCCGGTCAAGCTGCTGATCGTGGTTGCGCCGTACTACAAAGACATTGCCGACAACCTGGTCGCAGGTGCCAAGGCCGAGATCGAGGCCGTGGGCGGTACCTGGGATCTGGTCGAGGTGCCCGGCGCGCTGGAGGTGCCGACGGCGATCTCGATTGCGGACCGGACCTCGAACTTTGACGGCTATGTGGCGCTGGGCTGCGTGATCCGGGGCGAGACCACCCATTACGACACGGTCTGCAACGACAGCAGTCGCGCGATCCAGCTGATGGGGTTGCAGGGCCTGTGCATCGGCAACGGCATCCTGACGGTGGAAAACCGTTCCCAGGCCGAGGTACGCGCGGACCCGGCGGATCAGAACAAGGGGGGCGGCGCTGCTGCTGCGGCCTTGCATCTGATCGCACTGACGCGTAAGTGGGGCGCCCAGACCAAGGGAGTCGGCTTCAAGGCGCCTTCCGACGCCATCCAACTGGCTGGCAAAGATCTGGCCAGCATAGATAACGGACCCACCACAGCATGA
- a CDS encoding TolC family outer membrane protein codes for MRKISPVKFLKTFVCAGAMMVALSTPQAAKADNLSDAMIGAYKTSGLLEQNRALLRATDESVAVAVARLRPIVDFAVTASHRYNRGPTTFGFSDTDTNTLEAGVSLEWLLYDGGASRLSQLAAQETVLSTRQSLLDIEQQVLFSAVQAYVNVLLQQDTVRLRSNNLRLLREELRAAQDRFEVGEVTRTDVALAESRVAGARANLTQSQGDLLEAKATYQQVVGSPINVVAGQPPLPQRVASLQAAESVAMRNHPSLLARQHAVKAAEHTAASTAKNLGPSLRLRADAGHSINLDGGRDSDTSGVSLVLSQRLYGGGSLAAARRADVARLDAEKGALISTQRSVSQAVAAAYVSLEAARASLVSSGEQVRAAQVAFDGIREEATLGARTTLDVLQAEQELLNAQTARVQARANQALAAYQLLQAQGLLTAEHLGLAVEIYDPTLYYNLVKDAPANVSQRSKDLDRVMKALGRN; via the coding sequence ATGCGAAAGATTTCCCCGGTGAAGTTTCTGAAAACGTTTGTTTGTGCTGGCGCGATGATGGTGGCCCTATCGACGCCGCAGGCTGCAAAAGCTGACAACCTCTCCGACGCGATGATCGGAGCTTACAAGACCAGCGGTCTTCTGGAGCAGAACCGCGCGCTGTTGCGGGCCACCGACGAAAGTGTTGCCGTTGCCGTTGCCAGGTTGCGTCCGATTGTAGATTTCGCCGTGACGGCCAGCCACCGGTACAACCGTGGCCCGACGACGTTTGGGTTTTCGGACACCGACACCAACACTCTTGAGGCCGGTGTCAGTTTGGAATGGCTACTGTATGATGGTGGCGCCTCGCGGCTGAGCCAGCTTGCGGCGCAAGAAACGGTTCTCTCCACGCGTCAAAGCCTTCTGGATATCGAACAACAGGTTCTGTTTTCGGCAGTCCAGGCCTATGTGAATGTGCTTTTGCAGCAGGACACTGTGCGGCTGCGCAGCAATAACCTGCGTCTGTTGCGCGAAGAACTGCGTGCCGCACAGGACCGTTTCGAAGTGGGCGAAGTGACCCGCACCGACGTTGCCCTTGCCGAAAGCCGCGTGGCCGGTGCTCGTGCCAATCTGACCCAAAGCCAGGGTGACCTTCTGGAAGCCAAGGCCACCTATCAGCAGGTTGTTGGATCTCCGATCAATGTGGTTGCGGGGCAGCCGCCCCTGCCGCAACGAGTAGCGTCGCTCCAAGCTGCTGAGTCGGTTGCGATGCGAAATCACCCCAGTCTGTTGGCACGGCAACATGCGGTGAAGGCGGCTGAACACACGGCGGCGAGCACGGCGAAGAACCTAGGCCCCAGCCTGCGGCTGCGAGCGGACGCCGGCCACTCCATCAACCTTGATGGGGGCCGCGATTCCGACACTTCGGGCGTCAGCCTCGTGCTCTCTCAGCGGCTTTATGGCGGCGGCAGCCTTGCAGCAGCCCGGCGGGCTGATGTTGCGCGCCTCGACGCTGAAAAGGGCGCCCTTATTTCGACACAGCGTTCTGTATCCCAGGCCGTGGCTGCGGCCTATGTGTCGCTTGAGGCGGCGCGGGCAAGCCTTGTGTCATCCGGCGAGCAGGTGCGTGCGGCGCAAGTGGCCTTTGACGGTATCCGTGAAGAAGCAACTTTGGGCGCCCGCACCACGCTGGACGTTCTGCAGGCCGAGCAGGAGCTATTGAACGCGCAGACCGCTCGAGTACAGGCCCGCGCCAATCAGGCGCTAGCGGCATATCAGTTGCTGCAGGCGCAGGGCCTCCTTACGGCCGAACATCTGGGCCTTGCGGTAGAGATCTACGACCCGACGCTCTACTATAATCTGGTAAAAGATGCCCCGGCCAATGTCAGCCAACGCAGCAAGGATCTTGACCGGGTCATGAAGGCGCTTGGTCGGAACTGA
- a CDS encoding CTP synthetase, with product MFRLAFILHLFIGSTLAGSAVIAALVLGQDSLQPILFAAAVGFLTAFPVTWLVARRLYSHR from the coding sequence ATGTTCCGTCTGGCATTCATCCTGCATTTGTTCATCGGCTCTACGCTGGCAGGAAGCGCAGTTATTGCGGCGCTGGTTTTGGGGCAAGATAGCTTGCAACCAATTCTATTTGCCGCGGCCGTTGGTTTTCTGACCGCTTTTCCCGTGACTTGGCTAGTGGCGCGCAGGCTGTACAGTCATCGCTGA
- a CDS encoding DUF6280 family protein: MRDFVDGTAYNNEQGNRARKLFAAVVLAALDDAIADDKKYGNGPEQIARWARSRDGREVLSCAGIDPNERVVAGLMEFVGRGVRTSVALSREESERRNAAQAEAA; encoded by the coding sequence ATGCGAGATTTCGTTGACGGCACCGCTTACAACAACGAACAGGGCAACCGCGCACGCAAGCTTTTTGCGGCCGTGGTCCTGGCAGCGCTGGATGATGCCATCGCCGACGACAAGAAGTATGGAAACGGCCCCGAGCAGATCGCCCGCTGGGCACGGTCGCGTGACGGACGTGAGGTTCTGTCCTGCGCCGGGATTGACCCGAACGAACGCGTGGTCGCCGGCCTGATGGAATTCGTCGGACGTGGTGTGCGCACCTCTGTCGCGCTGTCGCGCGAGGAAAGTGAGCGCCGCAATGCCGCTCAGGCCGAGGCTGCCTGA
- the ygfZ gene encoding CAF17-like 4Fe-4S cluster assembly/insertion protein YgfZ, whose amino-acid sequence MSARTILSLTGPDARDFLQGLVTNDVQKLDQGGLVYAALLTPQGKYLADFFLIPEGEDILIDVAADLADGLLKRLSMYRLRADVQIEKTDIQVRRGTGEAPQGAFTDPRHPNMGWRLYGEEGGDDGSDWEALRIAHCIPESGIELTPDSYILEAGFEALNGVDFRKGCYVGQEVTARMKHKTELRKGLQLVSIEGSAPVGTEITADGKSVGTLFSQQDDRAIAYLRYDRAKGKTLHAADAKIGWDG is encoded by the coding sequence ATGAGCGCCCGCACAATTCTATCCCTGACCGGCCCGGATGCCCGTGATTTTCTGCAGGGTCTGGTCACCAACGATGTGCAAAAGCTGGATCAGGGCGGCCTGGTCTATGCCGCGCTTCTAACGCCACAGGGAAAATACCTAGCGGATTTCTTTCTGATTCCTGAAGGGGAAGATATCCTGATTGATGTGGCGGCAGACCTTGCGGATGGCCTTTTGAAACGGCTGAGCATGTATCGCCTCCGCGCCGATGTACAGATTGAGAAAACCGACATTCAGGTGCGGCGGGGCACTGGCGAGGCCCCGCAAGGCGCTTTCACCGACCCCCGCCACCCTAACATGGGCTGGCGACTTTATGGTGAAGAAGGCGGCGATGATGGCAGCGATTGGGAGGCTTTGCGCATCGCCCATTGCATCCCCGAAAGCGGTATCGAGTTGACCCCCGACAGCTACATCCTTGAAGCAGGTTTCGAGGCGCTTAATGGCGTCGATTTCCGAAAAGGCTGCTACGTGGGTCAGGAGGTAACTGCGCGCATGAAACACAAGACGGAGCTGCGCAAGGGGCTGCAGTTGGTTTCTATCGAAGGCTCAGCCCCGGTCGGCACCGAGATCACGGCAGACGGCAAGAGCGTCGGCACCCTTTTCTCACAGCAAGATGACCGTGCAATTGCCTATCTGCGATATGATCGCGCCAAGGGTAAAACCCTGCACGCCGCAGATGCAAAAATAGGCTGGGACGGCTAG
- a CDS encoding entericidin A/B family lipoprotein, translating to MLKYILTGIALMGLTACETAKGAGRDINKAGTAIEQAATDIQKKL from the coding sequence ATGCTAAAGTACATCCTGACAGGGATCGCCTTGATGGGACTGACAGCCTGCGAGACCGCCAAAGGGGCAGGTCGTGACATCAACAAAGCAGGCACGGCCATCGAACAGGCGGCCACGGACATACAGAAAAAGCTGTGA
- a CDS encoding protein-L-isoaspartate O-methyltransferase family protein — translation MTDFAERRRMMVDTQVRPSDVTKYPIIEAMLAVPRESFVPDAQREAAYADQNLDLGQGRVLLEPRTLAKILDALDIQSDELVLDVGCALGYSTAVVARVAQMVIGVEEDEEMGADAQAQLSDAGADNAIVHVGTLSEGAAEHGPYDVIIIEGGAEDVPSTLLDQLREGGRVAVIFMSGALGEVKIGYKTAGQLSWRFEFNAGAPVLPGFAAAREFAL, via the coding sequence ATGACTGACTTCGCCGAACGTCGCCGGATGATGGTGGACACTCAGGTCCGCCCCTCGGATGTGACGAAATATCCAATTATCGAAGCGATGCTGGCGGTTCCGCGCGAAAGCTTTGTTCCCGACGCACAGCGGGAAGCGGCCTATGCAGACCAGAATCTGGATCTGGGGCAGGGGCGTGTTCTTTTGGAACCGCGCACCCTTGCGAAAATCCTGGACGCACTTGATATCCAGAGCGACGAACTGGTGCTCGATGTGGGCTGCGCGCTTGGCTATTCGACGGCCGTCGTGGCACGCGTTGCCCAGATGGTGATCGGCGTTGAAGAGGACGAGGAAATGGGCGCGGATGCTCAGGCACAGCTGTCGGATGCCGGTGCCGACAACGCCATCGTCCACGTAGGTACCTTGTCAGAGGGCGCAGCAGAGCATGGTCCCTATGACGTGATCATAATCGAGGGGGGAGCCGAGGATGTCCCGTCCACGCTTCTCGACCAACTTCGTGAAGGCGGACGGGTCGCGGTCATTTTCATGAGCGGTGCGCTCGGAGAGGTGAAAATCGGCTACAAGACGGCTGGCCAGCTGTCCTGGCGGTTTGAGTTCAACGCAGGTGCACCGGTTCTACCCGGTTTTGCCGCGGCGCGGGAATTTGCGCTCTGA
- a CDS encoding TraR/DksA family transcriptional regulator, with amino-acid sequence MTFENRKQTLEARRTALTAHLVEVEHELDAPMPKDWEDRSSERQGDEVLERLGQAELDELRQIDAALGRLEDGSYGYCQICGEAISSERLDLIPATPFCKKCAR; translated from the coding sequence ATGACGTTTGAAAATCGAAAACAAACCCTTGAGGCGCGCCGGACGGCCCTGACAGCACATCTTGTTGAGGTCGAGCATGAGTTGGATGCACCTATGCCAAAAGACTGGGAAGATCGCTCATCCGAGCGTCAAGGTGACGAGGTCCTGGAGCGACTCGGTCAGGCAGAACTGGACGAACTGCGCCAGATTGATGCGGCTCTGGGCCGCTTGGAAGATGGATCCTATGGCTATTGCCAGATTTGCGGTGAAGCCATCTCCAGCGAGCGTCTGGACCTCATACCCGCAACACCCTTTTGCAAAAAATGCGCCAGATAG
- the efp gene encoding elongation factor P, which produces MPKINGNEIRPGNVLEHNGGLWAAVKVDHVKPGKGGAFAQVEMRNLRNGSKLNERFRSADKVERVRLEQKDQQFLYESDGMLVFMDTETYEQIELPADLLGDRRPFLQDGMTIVVEFYEAEALNATLPQKVTCKIVETEPVVKGQTAANSFKPAILDNGVKVMVPPFVGQDEMIVVNTETMEYSERA; this is translated from the coding sequence ATGCCCAAGATCAACGGTAACGAAATCCGCCCTGGCAATGTTCTGGAGCATAATGGCGGTCTGTGGGCCGCTGTGAAGGTCGATCACGTGAAACCCGGCAAGGGCGGCGCCTTTGCTCAGGTCGAAATGCGCAACCTGCGTAACGGCTCCAAGTTGAACGAACGCTTCCGCAGCGCTGACAAGGTCGAACGCGTGCGCCTGGAGCAGAAGGACCAGCAGTTCCTTTATGAAAGCGACGGCATGCTGGTCTTCATGGATACGGAAACCTACGAGCAGATCGAACTGCCTGCGGATCTGCTGGGCGATCGCCGTCCCTTCCTGCAGGACGGCATGACCATCGTCGTCGAGTTCTACGAAGCCGAGGCCTTGAATGCGACGCTGCCGCAAAAAGTCACCTGCAAGATCGTCGAGACCGAGCCGGTGGTCAAAGGCCAGACGGCTGCAAACTCCTTCAAGCCGGCCATTCTGGACAACGGGGTCAAGGTCATGGTGCCGCCCTTCGTTGGTCAGGACGAGATGATCGTGGTGAACACCGAAACCATGGAATACTCCGAACGCGCCTGA
- a CDS encoding TIGR04283 family arsenosugar biosynthesis glycosyltransferase has product MPAPISVVIPTVNSAYELPGCLEALMEGLSAGLIRELIVTDGGSADQTCLIADEAGAEVVSGAPSRGGQLQRGCKAARGEWLLILHADTRLSQGWSEVVETHIEAGRGRPAHFRLAFRAAGAGALWVAGWANMRSRLFGLPYGDQGLLIRRSDYEAAGGYPDQPLMEDVALVRRLKGLVALSALANTSANRYLRQGWLRRGAANLFILARYACGTSPEKLAKAYRKAPSPKDG; this is encoded by the coding sequence ATGCCCGCTCCGATCAGCGTCGTGATCCCGACAGTTAACAGCGCTTACGAGTTGCCGGGCTGCCTTGAGGCGCTCATGGAAGGTCTGTCCGCAGGGCTGATCCGCGAGTTGATCGTAACCGACGGCGGATCAGCAGACCAGACCTGTCTCATCGCCGACGAAGCCGGAGCAGAGGTGGTGAGCGGCGCACCCTCGCGCGGCGGCCAGTTGCAGCGAGGATGCAAGGCCGCTCGGGGAGAGTGGCTGCTCATCCTGCATGCAGACACCCGCTTGTCGCAGGGTTGGAGCGAGGTTGTGGAGACCCACATCGAGGCGGGGCGGGGCAGGCCTGCCCATTTCCGTCTAGCGTTTCGCGCTGCGGGGGCAGGGGCCCTGTGGGTCGCCGGGTGGGCCAACATGAGGTCACGTCTGTTCGGGCTGCCGTACGGAGATCAGGGCCTTTTGATCCGCCGCTCTGACTATGAGGCGGCGGGCGGTTATCCCGACCAGCCGCTGATGGAGGATGTCGCCTTGGTGCGGCGCCTGAAGGGGCTTGTGGCGCTATCTGCCTTGGCGAATACCTCGGCCAACCGGTACCTGCGTCAGGGCTGGCTGCGCCGCGGCGCAGCCAATCTGTTCATCCTGGCAAGATACGCCTGTGGAACCAGTCCTGAAAAACTGGCGAAGGCCTACCGGAAGGCGCCTAGCCCAAAAGACGGCTGA
- the nusB gene encoding transcription antitermination factor NusB, translating into MSTSGGARKGNGKTQMKSAARLFAVQALFQMEQSGQTFDQVIVEFEDHRFGAVYEGDEYAEGDTKLFRKLVEEAVNYQAKIDQMTDRALVAKWPIARIDPTLRALFRAAGAELIEAETPVKVVINEFVDVAFAFFPEGKEPKFVNAVLDHMAREARPDAF; encoded by the coding sequence ATGAGCACCTCAGGCGGCGCCCGCAAGGGCAATGGCAAGACCCAGATGAAATCGGCAGCGCGGCTTTTTGCGGTGCAGGCGCTGTTCCAGATGGAGCAGAGCGGTCAGACCTTTGACCAGGTGATCGTTGAATTCGAGGATCATCGCTTTGGCGCTGTCTATGAAGGGGATGAATACGCCGAAGGCGACACCAAGCTTTTCCGCAAGCTGGTTGAAGAGGCGGTCAACTATCAGGCGAAGATCGACCAGATGACCGATCGTGCGCTGGTGGCGAAATGGCCGATTGCACGGATTGACCCCACCTTGAGGGCTCTGTTCCGCGCGGCTGGCGCTGAGCTGATTGAGGCCGAAACGCCTGTCAAAGTGGTTATCAACGAGTTTGTTGATGTGGCATTCGCGTTCTTCCCTGAGGGCAAGGAGCCCAAATTCGTGAATGCTGTGCTGGATCACATGGCTCGCGAGGCACGCCCCGACGCCTTCTGA
- a CDS encoding cobyric acid synthase codes for MAAKALMLQGTGSNVGKSLLVAGLARAYTRRGLRVAPFKPQNMSNNAAVTPEGGEIGRAQALQARAAMRAPHTDMNPVLLKPETDTGAQVIVQGKRRGTRAAGSFMRDKSGLLEAALESYHRLAESADLVLIEGAGSPAETNLRKGDIANMGFACAANAPVVLVGDIHRGGVIAQIVGTKAVLDAQDLERIVGFAVNRFRGDLSLFDGGRDDIVERTGWPSLGVIPWFWDAWKLPAEDMMDIASRKGGACKVVVPQLERMANFDDLDPLAAEPDVSVEIIPPGRALPGDADLVLIPGSKSTIGDLNYLRAQGWDIDILAHHRRGGHVLGLCGGYQMLGQTIDDPEGVDGRPGKVAGLGLLDVETTMQGDKRVTLTEARTIEGALPISGYEIHMGRTTGPDCARAWLSVEGRPEGASSANGRVRGSYLHGLFSSDVFRAAFLADLGHESRTSYEDGVDAALDDLAAHLETYMDLDQLLALSQEIQAPG; via the coding sequence ATGGCAGCAAAGGCTTTGATGCTTCAAGGCACCGGCAGCAATGTCGGCAAATCCCTGTTGGTGGCGGGTCTGGCGCGCGCCTATACCCGGCGCGGGCTAAGGGTGGCCCCGTTCAAACCGCAGAACATGTCCAACAACGCCGCCGTCACCCCCGAGGGAGGAGAGATTGGCCGCGCACAGGCCCTGCAGGCGCGCGCTGCCATGCGTGCCCCGCATACAGACATGAACCCCGTCCTCCTGAAGCCCGAGACGGATACAGGCGCCCAGGTTATCGTACAAGGGAAGCGGCGGGGTACCCGCGCGGCGGGATCTTTCATGCGGGACAAATCAGGTCTTCTGGAAGCCGCGCTTGAGAGCTACCACCGCCTCGCAGAAAGTGCTGATCTGGTCCTGATCGAAGGTGCAGGCTCACCGGCAGAAACCAACCTGCGCAAGGGCGACATCGCCAATATGGGGTTTGCCTGCGCGGCAAACGCACCCGTGGTGCTGGTCGGCGACATCCACCGGGGTGGCGTCATAGCCCAGATTGTCGGTACAAAGGCCGTGCTTGATGCGCAGGACCTAGAGCGCATCGTCGGCTTTGCCGTAAATCGGTTTCGCGGCGATCTGAGCCTCTTTGACGGCGGGCGCGATGATATCGTCGAACGCACTGGCTGGCCTTCACTTGGTGTCATCCCCTGGTTCTGGGATGCCTGGAAACTCCCTGCCGAAGACATGATGGATATTGCCTCCCGCAAGGGAGGCGCCTGCAAGGTGGTGGTCCCCCAACTGGAGCGGATGGCCAATTTCGATGATCTCGATCCGCTGGCCGCCGAACCGGATGTCTCCGTCGAGATTATCCCCCCCGGTCGGGCACTTCCGGGCGATGCCGACTTGGTACTCATACCCGGCAGCAAATCCACCATTGGCGATCTCAACTATCTGCGGGCCCAGGGCTGGGACATCGACATCCTCGCCCACCACCGGCGCGGCGGCCATGTGCTGGGGCTGTGCGGCGGCTATCAGATGCTGGGCCAGACCATCGACGACCCCGAAGGCGTGGACGGCCGCCCCGGCAAGGTTGCGGGGCTTGGGCTGCTGGATGTGGAAACCACCATGCAGGGCGACAAGCGCGTCACCCTGACCGAGGCCCGCACTATCGAGGGCGCCCTGCCCATCTCAGGTTATGAAATCCACATGGGGCGCACCACGGGGCCCGATTGCGCGCGGGCCTGGCTCAGCGTTGAAGGTCGGCCAGAAGGGGCCTCATCTGCCAACGGGCGCGTGCGCGGCTCCTATCTGCATGGGTTGTTCAGCTCCGACGTCTTTCGCGCTGCCTTCCTTGCTGATCTAGGCCATGAAAGCCGGACATCTTACGAGGACGGCGTGGATGCAGCGCTTGATGATCTGGCCGCGCATCTCGAAACCTACATGGACCTAGATCAACTCCTTGCCTTGTCGCAAGAGATTCAGGCCCCAGGTTAA
- a CDS encoding ABC transporter ATP-binding protein, producing the protein MKKEHTSSRELIVWLWRGYLRHYMGLLGIAVIFMLLEGGTVGALSYMMQPMFDLVFVAGNSDALFWVSLAFLIIFTVRGITSVCQKVILSKISQTSAAHMRKDMLAHLIRQDPAFHQVHPPGFLIQRVQSDVGAISMVWQAVVTGAGRDMAQMIAVLGVAISVDWRWTIIMLIGLPLLLLPISALQRYVRKKAAAARDLGATLATRLDEIFHGIVPIKLNSLERYQADRFGSHMDQFVRSEVRASFGTASITGMIDVMAGLGVMGVVLYGGQEIITGEKTVGEFMSFFTAIGLAFDPMRRLAAISGIWQSAAASMERIKELMDTPIKLLPPATPETPPKGLPEVRLDHVSLNYGEAQILKDLSLVAEAGKTTALVGASGAGKSTIFNLLTRLVDPQSGQITIGGAAVADLAFEDLRGLFSVVSQEALLFDETLRENILLGRTDVSEERLKEVLDAAHVSDFLPKLADGLDTLVGPRGSALSGGQRQRVVIARALLRDTPILLLDEATSALDAQSEKVVQQALDRLSGGRTTLVIAHRLSTIRNADKIVVMERGEVMDQGTHEELLERGGIYADLYRLQFKEGKTLVDREGVEAQLPAQNATEQERKGALRRLLSRLLG; encoded by the coding sequence ATGAAGAAAGAACACACCTCCTCGCGTGAGTTGATTGTCTGGCTGTGGCGCGGCTATCTGCGCCACTACATGGGCCTTTTGGGCATCGCCGTCATCTTCATGCTGCTCGAAGGCGGCACGGTAGGCGCGCTGAGCTACATGATGCAGCCTATGTTCGATCTGGTGTTTGTGGCCGGAAATAGCGATGCATTGTTCTGGGTCAGCCTTGCCTTTCTGATCATCTTCACCGTCCGCGGGATCACCAGTGTCTGCCAAAAAGTGATCCTGTCGAAGATCTCACAAACCTCTGCTGCGCATATGCGCAAGGACATGCTGGCGCATCTGATCCGGCAGGACCCGGCCTTTCACCAGGTGCATCCGCCCGGCTTTCTGATCCAACGCGTACAAAGTGATGTGGGCGCAATCAGCATGGTCTGGCAAGCGGTTGTCACCGGAGCCGGGCGCGACATGGCCCAGATGATCGCCGTCCTTGGCGTCGCCATCAGCGTTGACTGGCGCTGGACGATCATCATGCTGATCGGCCTGCCGCTCCTGCTGTTGCCGATCTCAGCGCTGCAACGCTATGTCCGCAAAAAGGCCGCTGCGGCACGCGATCTGGGCGCCACACTGGCCACGCGTCTAGATGAGATCTTTCACGGCATCGTACCGATCAAACTCAACAGCCTTGAGCGCTATCAGGCTGATCGCTTCGGCTCGCACATGGATCAGTTTGTGCGCTCCGAAGTGCGTGCGTCTTTCGGCACCGCCTCGATCACCGGTATGATCGATGTCATGGCCGGACTCGGCGTGATGGGCGTTGTTCTTTATGGCGGTCAGGAGATCATCACTGGCGAAAAGACCGTAGGCGAGTTCATGAGCTTCTTTACCGCCATCGGCCTTGCCTTTGATCCGATGCGCCGCCTTGCCGCTATCAGCGGGATCTGGCAAAGCGCTGCTGCATCGATGGAGCGTATCAAGGAGCTGATGGATACGCCGATCAAGCTGCTGCCCCCTGCCACGCCGGAGACTCCGCCCAAAGGCCTTCCCGAGGTGCGCCTGGACCATGTCAGCTTGAACTACGGTGAAGCGCAGATCCTCAAAGACCTGTCCTTGGTCGCCGAAGCGGGCAAGACCACAGCACTGGTCGGTGCATCGGGCGCTGGCAAGTCGACGATTTTTAACTTGCTCACCCGTCTTGTCGACCCGCAGTCAGGCCAAATCACCATCGGCGGGGCCGCTGTGGCTGATCTTGCCTTCGAAGACTTGCGGGGCCTGTTTTCTGTAGTCTCGCAAGAGGCGCTGCTGTTTGACGAGACCCTGCGCGAAAATATCCTTCTGGGCCGTACCGATGTCAGCGAAGAGCGCCTGAAAGAGGTGCTGGACGCCGCCCATGTCTCCGACTTCCTGCCCAAACTGGCCGACGGTCTGGACACATTGGTTGGCCCGCGCGGATCGGCCCTGTCAGGCGGTCAGCGCCAGCGGGTTGTCATTGCCCGTGCGCTGTTGCGGGATACCCCCATCCTGTTGCTGGATGAGGCAACCTCGGCGTTGGATGCACAATCCGAAAAAGTCGTCCAGCAGGCGCTAGACCGCTTGTCCGGCGGGCGGACCACCCTTGTGATCGCGCACCGCCTGTCCACCATTCGCAACGCGGACAAGATCGTCGTTATGGAACGGGGTGAGGTCATGGATCAGGGCACCCATGAAGAGCTGTTGGAGCGCGGCGGCATCTATGCAGATCTCTACCGCTTGCAGTTCAAGGAGGGCAAAACCCTTGTGGACCGTGAAGGGGTGGAAGCTCAGTTGCCCGCACAGAATGCGACCGAGCAGGAGCGAAAAGGAGCCCTGCGGCGTCTCCTCAGCCGTCTTTTGGGCTAG